The following coding sequences are from one Nitrospirota bacterium window:
- a CDS encoding PAS domain S-box protein: MAQHSLLKRQLKRLLGDAEPIPKHWQAFIDAVDQAYLAADADRKVLERSLDLSSHELLQANSEMRAVVQAFPDIFFLLDTQGTILSYKGGTSTDFYLSPEQLLGKRLQDVPLANAGTQFEHAIREVQVRNAIVSVEYALTARNRTDYYEARLAPLPNQQILMIVRNISERKQAEIALRNAHGELEYRVADRTTDLLRANEALRDQITQRKRAEAERDRFFAVSVDLLCVAGFDGSWKHLNPAWEKTLGWTIAELRARPYHEFIHPDDQAATIAAMRKLAEGSPTISFENRYQCKDGSYRWFQWNAAPFPEQRLIYATARDVTEHRQLEEQLRQAQKMEAIGKLAGGIAHDFNNILTVITGHSQMLLETLDRSDPQREHVQEIQEAGDRATALTNQLLTFSRRQVVQPKVLDLNAIVGHIEGMLRRLIGEDIHLATKLIQEPAFVKVDPGQIEQVIVNLAVNARDAMPQGGRLAIETSTVELDQPPIHAHGVAQAGPYVMLTISDTGQGMDATTQARIFEPFFTTKEQGKGTGLGLSTVYGIVSQSSGSIVVHSEPGRGTTFKIYLPRIRQETLDIAPTSVVTQPPHGSESILLVEDEEKVRMLVAAVLRRKGFTVQTARDGAEALKTLEAHTGPLHLLLTDMVMPGMNGRELAEQVTRRHPTIKVLYMSGYTDDATVRHGALDASTPFLQKPFPPDVLVRKLRELLDA; the protein is encoded by the coding sequence ATGGCCCAGCACAGCTTACTCAAACGTCAGCTCAAGCGGCTCCTCGGCGATGCGGAGCCCATCCCGAAGCACTGGCAAGCTTTCATTGACGCCGTGGATCAAGCCTATCTCGCCGCCGACGCGGACAGAAAAGTGCTGGAGCGCTCCCTTGACCTGAGTTCCCATGAACTGCTCCAGGCGAATTCGGAGATGCGGGCCGTGGTGCAGGCCTTCCCGGACATTTTCTTCCTGCTGGATACACAAGGCACGATCTTGAGCTACAAGGGCGGCACGAGCACCGACTTCTACCTCTCGCCGGAACAGTTGCTGGGCAAACGCCTGCAGGACGTGCCGTTGGCCAATGCCGGCACCCAATTCGAACACGCGATCCGGGAAGTGCAGGTACGCAACGCCATCGTCAGCGTGGAATATGCCCTGACGGCGCGGAATCGAACGGACTATTACGAGGCCCGCTTGGCCCCCCTGCCGAACCAGCAGATCCTGATGATCGTGAGAAATATCAGCGAACGCAAACAGGCCGAGATCGCGCTGCGCAACGCGCACGGCGAGTTGGAATACCGGGTCGCGGACCGCACCACGGACCTTTTGAGAGCCAACGAAGCGTTGCGGGATCAAATCACCCAACGCAAGCGGGCGGAAGCGGAGCGCGACCGCTTTTTCGCCGTCTCGGTCGACTTGCTTTGCGTCGCAGGGTTTGACGGCTCCTGGAAGCACCTGAACCCCGCGTGGGAGAAGACGCTCGGCTGGACTATTGCGGAACTGCGCGCACGGCCCTATCACGAATTTATCCACCCGGACGATCAGGCCGCGACGATCGCCGCGATGCGGAAGCTCGCGGAAGGCAGCCCGACCATTTCCTTTGAGAACCGCTACCAATGCAAGGACGGCTCGTACCGGTGGTTCCAATGGAACGCGGCTCCGTTTCCGGAACAACGCCTGATCTACGCCACGGCGCGCGACGTCACGGAACACCGGCAACTGGAGGAACAACTGCGCCAAGCGCAGAAGATGGAAGCGATCGGGAAGCTCGCCGGCGGGATCGCCCACGACTTCAACAACATCTTGACGGTCATCACAGGCCACAGCCAGATGCTCCTGGAGACCCTGGACCGCAGCGATCCCCAGCGCGAGCATGTGCAGGAGATTCAGGAGGCAGGAGACCGGGCCACCGCGCTGACCAACCAACTGCTCACGTTCAGCCGTCGACAGGTGGTGCAGCCCAAAGTGCTGGACCTCAATGCGATCGTGGGCCACATCGAAGGCATGCTGCGGCGCCTCATCGGGGAAGACATCCATCTGGCGACGAAACTGATCCAGGAGCCGGCGTTCGTCAAAGTCGATCCCGGACAGATCGAACAAGTCATCGTCAACCTGGCGGTCAATGCGCGCGACGCGATGCCGCAGGGCGGCCGATTGGCCATCGAGACGTCCACGGTCGAACTGGATCAGCCCCCGATCCATGCGCACGGCGTCGCCCAAGCCGGGCCCTACGTGATGCTGACCATCAGCGACACCGGCCAGGGGATGGACGCCACGACCCAAGCGCGGATCTTCGAGCCCTTCTTCACCACCAAAGAGCAAGGCAAAGGCACCGGGCTGGGATTGTCCACCGTGTACGGGATCGTCAGCCAAAGCAGCGGATCCATCGTCGTCCACAGTGAGCCGGGACGCGGCACGACCTTCAAGATCTACCTGCCGCGGATCAGGCAGGAGACCCTGGACATCGCCCCGACGTCGGTCGTGACGCAGCCCCCGCATGGCTCGGAATCCATCCTGCTCGTTGAAGATGAAGAGAAGGTCCGGATGCTGGTGGCGGCGGTACTCCGCAGAAAAGGCTTCACCGTGCAGACGGCACGGGATGGGGCGGAGGCCTTAAAGACCCTTGAAGCCCACACAGGACCGCTGCATCTGCTGCTCACAGATATGGTGATGCCGGGCATGAATGGGCGGGAGTTGGCCGAACAAGTCACCCGTCGGCATCCGACGATCAAAGTCTTGTACATGTCGGGCTACACGGATGACGCGACCGTCCGCCATGGCGCGCTGGACGCCAGCACACCGTTCCTGCAAAAGCCCTTCCCCCCCGACGTGCTCGTGCGCAAGCTGCGCGAGCTGCTGGACGCGTAA
- a CDS encoding DUF3800 domain-containing protein — MDFFFADDSRQATPSRARMGPLVGIGGIRVPDEQVPVLEKALNDICKDFGFPGRESFKWSPGRELWMRDNLRHPRREEFFLTILELAKTSGVKALVIAEDTGHRRATAGAPNPEADVTRLFLERVHNELVRSDKYGVVVVARPTGDRSDEDRFLADCLETIASGTAYVKPDHIALNVLSAHARVVRLLQLADVVASCSIAALAGEKKYAPPVFEAIKLILVRDSERIGGIGFKVHPDYIYANIYHWLLGDSHFWKRACGIPMPMKTRPYGTDPLKY; from the coding sequence ATGGACTTCTTTTTTGCGGATGACTCACGTCAGGCCACACCATCGAGAGCCAGGATGGGTCCTCTTGTTGGCATAGGTGGCATACGCGTTCCTGACGAACAAGTTCCAGTTCTGGAGAAGGCCCTTAACGATATCTGCAAAGACTTTGGCTTCCCTGGGCGAGAGAGTTTCAAATGGTCCCCGGGACGTGAACTATGGATGCGAGACAACCTCAGACACCCTCGAAGAGAAGAATTTTTCTTGACCATACTGGAGCTTGCCAAAACTAGCGGAGTCAAAGCGTTAGTAATAGCTGAAGATACGGGACACCGCCGAGCCACAGCTGGCGCGCCAAATCCCGAAGCCGATGTGACTCGCTTATTTTTAGAACGAGTACATAACGAACTGGTGCGAAGTGATAAGTATGGTGTGGTCGTAGTTGCAAGACCGACAGGAGATCGCTCTGATGAAGACCGTTTCCTCGCAGATTGCCTTGAAACGATTGCTTCCGGAACAGCCTATGTCAAGCCTGACCATATCGCTCTGAATGTACTTTCAGCACATGCGAGAGTCGTACGACTTCTTCAGCTTGCAGACGTGGTTGCTTCTTGTTCTATAGCAGCCCTTGCTGGCGAGAAAAAATATGCCCCGCCTGTATTTGAGGCAATCAAGCTGATACTCGTAAGAGATTCAGAGAGGATTGGCGGCATCGGCTTCAAAGTTCACCCCGACTACATTTACGCCAATATCTACCATTGGCTCCTCGGAGATTCTCATTTTTGGAAGCGCGCATGTGGAATACCAATGCCAATGAAGACTAGGCCTTACGGCACAGACCCGCTTAAGTACTAG
- a CDS encoding SAM-dependent methyltransferase, which yields MTQPAAIGHPGLVAAIAEDIHASGPITFARFIELALYHPQFGYYTRTTDRNSDERIDSDQSSENRAGLGRTREDRIGPGRACEDRIGWNGDFYTSSDVHPVMAQALARQVQQVDEALGRPDPVTVLEMGAGKGLLARDFLTACERTPGDFFRRLRYVIIERSPAMRASQRQQLTRWLNAPATVSWLDDLAQLETGSLVGIVLSNELVDAFPVHRITVEQGRPKELFVGWEQGRFVEQAQPLANQDLQRYLQRLSSIDITLAEGYRTEVNLAAVAWMKDVARVLGRGLVLTIDYGHTAQDLYGPDRRKGTLLCYYHQMASDDPYTRVGLQDMTAHVDFTSLATAGEEAGLATTGFTNQMSFLMGLGVEQILDGLEPGSRDFQAIVHLLRPEGMGRTFKILAQHKGVALPELDGLRFKPFFGSALRMPAYAK from the coding sequence TTGACGCAGCCTGCTGCCATCGGACATCCCGGCCTCGTCGCCGCCATTGCGGAGGATATCCACGCCTCCGGTCCGATCACGTTTGCCCGCTTCATAGAACTGGCCCTCTACCATCCGCAATTCGGCTACTACACCCGTACAACCGACAGGAACAGCGACGAACGGATCGACTCTGATCAAAGCTCCGAAAATCGCGCCGGCCTGGGGCGAACCCGCGAAGACCGCATCGGCCCAGGTCGAGCCTGCGAAGACCGTATCGGATGGAACGGCGACTTCTACACCAGTAGCGACGTTCATCCGGTCATGGCCCAGGCCCTGGCCCGCCAAGTCCAGCAAGTGGACGAGGCGCTCGGCCGGCCCGATCCGGTGACCGTCCTCGAGATGGGCGCAGGCAAGGGCCTGCTGGCCCGCGACTTCCTGACGGCCTGTGAGCGCACGCCCGGCGATTTCTTCCGCCGCCTCCGCTACGTGATCATTGAGCGGAGCCCCGCCATGCGGGCCTCGCAACGGCAGCAATTAACCCGCTGGCTCAACGCCCCCGCAACCGTGTCCTGGCTCGATGACCTGGCCCAACTGGAAACAGGCAGTCTGGTCGGCATCGTGCTCTCCAACGAACTGGTGGATGCCTTTCCCGTGCACCGGATCACGGTCGAACAGGGCCGGCCGAAGGAACTCTTCGTCGGATGGGAGCAGGGCCGGTTTGTCGAGCAGGCACAGCCTCTGGCCAACCAGGACCTGCAACGGTATCTACAGCGTCTCTCGTCCATCGACATCACGCTGGCCGAGGGCTACCGCACGGAAGTCAATCTTGCCGCCGTGGCCTGGATGAAGGACGTGGCGCGGGTGCTGGGACGCGGCCTGGTCCTGACGATCGACTACGGACACACGGCCCAGGACCTCTACGGACCGGACCGGCGCAAGGGCACGCTGCTCTGTTACTACCATCAAATGGCCTCGGACGATCCCTATACGCGCGTCGGCCTGCAGGACATGACGGCCCACGTGGATTTCACGAGCCTGGCCACCGCCGGGGAAGAAGCAGGGCTCGCCACCACCGGCTTCACGAACCAGATGAGCTTTCTGATGGGCCTGGGCGTGGAGCAGATATTGGACGGACTGGAGCCGGGATCGCGGGATTTTCAGGCGATCGTGCATCTGCTCCGCCCGGAGGGGATGGGGCGGACGTTCAAGATTCTGGCGCAGCACAAGGGCGTGGCGCTCCCCGAGCTGGACGGCTTGCGGTTCAAGCCCTTTTTCGGCTCGGCGTTGCGCATGCCCGCGTACGCCAAGTAA
- a CDS encoding phosphoesterase has protein sequence MRAAWVTDIHLNFLSAEQVQAFCAALRAENPDIVLVGGDIAEADTVEWYLKTMAADIQRPIYFVLGNHDFYQGSIPTVRKSMDGLCRAESRLTYLSHVGCVKLTDTTGLVGHDGWGDGRLGDYANSTVRLNDHRLIRELSGLDRSELLARLKRLGDEAADHLRAVLPPVLDAYERVILLTHVPPFVEACWHEGKTADDNWAPFFTCRAVGDVLLEAMTKRPDRQLTVLCGHAHGAGRARLLPNLEVLTGRAEYGAPEVQCLLDIL, from the coding sequence ATGCGGGCAGCCTGGGTCACGGACATACACTTGAACTTTCTGAGCGCCGAGCAGGTGCAGGCCTTTTGCGCGGCCCTTCGCGCCGAGAACCCGGACATTGTCCTGGTCGGCGGCGACATCGCCGAGGCGGATACGGTCGAGTGGTACCTCAAGACCATGGCGGCGGACATTCAGCGGCCCATCTACTTCGTGCTTGGCAACCATGATTTCTACCAGGGGTCCATCCCGACCGTCCGCAAGAGCATGGACGGGCTCTGCCGCGCCGAAAGCCGGTTGACCTATCTCTCGCACGTTGGCTGCGTGAAGCTGACCGACACCACCGGCTTGGTCGGCCATGACGGCTGGGGCGACGGGCGGCTGGGCGACTATGCCAACTCGACGGTCCGGCTCAACGACCATCGGTTGATCCGCGAGCTGAGCGGCCTGGATCGGAGCGAGTTGCTCGCGCGCCTGAAGCGACTCGGAGATGAAGCGGCGGATCATCTGAGGGCCGTGCTGCCCCCGGTGCTGGATGCCTATGAGCGGGTGATTCTCCTCACTCATGTGCCGCCGTTCGTCGAGGCCTGTTGGCACGAAGGCAAGACCGCCGACGATAACTGGGCGCCGTTCTTCACCTGCCGGGCGGTCGGAGATGTTCTGTTGGAGGCCATGACCAAGCGGCCTGACCGGCAGCTCACCGTTCTCTGCGGCCATGCGCATGGGGCCGGCCGCGCGCGGCTGCTCCCGAACCTGGAAGTCTTGACCGGCCGGGCCGAATATGGGGCGCCGGAGGTGCAGTGTCTGCTCGACATTCTTTAG
- a CDS encoding nuclear transport factor 2 family protein — protein sequence MRRSLYRLLIISSVPILLLSAVSCSGTHGRTATADTNDLGSVFDAHVKHEFVEHDVEATMRTMAPQPDLLHLPTLAGGRGVDQVRSFYGTYFVGKWPADTKVEQVSRTVGREQVVDELLVSFTHDIRLDFMLPGIPPTGKRVEMPVVVVMKFADGKIAYEHIYWDQASLLVQVGLLDPKLLPAIGVEQAKALRDPSFPLNPFLKLPTP from the coding sequence ATGAGGCGATCGCTCTACCGCCTGCTTATCATCAGTTCGGTTCCGATTCTTCTACTTTCGGCGGTGAGCTGCAGCGGCACTCATGGGAGGACGGCCACGGCAGACACCAACGACCTCGGATCGGTGTTCGACGCCCATGTGAAGCATGAGTTCGTGGAGCATGACGTGGAGGCGACGATGCGGACGATGGCTCCGCAGCCGGACTTGCTGCACCTCCCCACCCTGGCCGGGGGCAGAGGCGTCGATCAGGTGCGAAGCTTCTACGGAACCTACTTCGTCGGAAAGTGGCCGGCCGACACGAAGGTGGAGCAGGTGTCGCGGACGGTGGGCCGAGAGCAAGTGGTGGACGAACTGCTCGTGAGCTTCACCCACGATATCCGGCTCGATTTCATGCTGCCCGGCATCCCGCCGACCGGCAAACGTGTGGAGATGCCCGTCGTGGTGGTCATGAAATTCGCCGACGGCAAGATCGCCTACGAACACATCTACTGGGACCAGGCTTCGCTGCTCGTACAGGTCGGGCTGTTGGATCCCAAGCTCCTGCCGGCCATCGGCGTGGAACAGGCCAAGGCGCTTCGCGATCCCTCCTTTCCGTTGAACCCGTTCCTGAAGCTGCCCACGCCTTAA